In one window of Fulvia fulva chromosome 5, complete sequence DNA:
- a CDS encoding Carboxylesterase 1E — MAGCRLSLVLWPFVEMLCGILILAALAVAKPTKHNPQPYHSSLQVRHSYGAVNGETASPEVDLGYSIYQGYHNASTGQDVYKGIRFAQPPTGSLRWQAPRPPAVNRTETFDATTFPAECPQNPNSSGRIQAVNQTGTSEDCLFLNVYTPSNATEPLPVHFWIHGGGYGTGNGQQDLQTFINTNGNRFVGVIIQYRLGAFGFLSSDEVYRKGVVNAGILDQVLALQWVQSHIHLFNGDFTRVTIAGESAGAGSVMLLDIAYGGTLGTSLFQNSIAASPFLPMQYGYKDWVPTQSYYSFAAQAGCNSMLPYGANGSRPIFECLQEVSSEALINASATIAQSGNFGTWAFLPVTDGTLIQDLPSRQLGRREVNGENMFSGNNANEGAYFVPQHIDTEEDLLAWLRLTFPLFSTNDIAKILYYYPSSNASVDSTAPLFATTGESNPTAVNQSVLATGQQQRANNIYAETTFICPSYWLAGAYSRNGGSAYKYQFSVVPGLHGDEINAWANAPDNETLTQPHSRDLATAFSQMYGNFVIHSNPSVSNAVANGLTDPFDAAASNAAAAWPPYSIEAPFQIDVKTTCGENRISIGQVGSADRFYCAGAGTYNDFRKVNAYTWEGGRGVRCDSWKSVGEIVPE; from the exons ATGGCAGGATGTAGGCTCTCTCTTGTACTTTGGCCTTTTGTTGAGATGCTCTGTGGGATACTGATACTTGCAGCCTTGGCTGTAGCAAAGCCAACGAAACACAACCCGCAGCCGTATCATAGCTCTTTGCAAGTGCGACACAGCTATGGTGCTGTGAATGGCGAGACGGCTTCGCCAGAAGTCGACCTTGGATACAGCATCTATCAGGGCTACCACAATGCCAGCACAGGCCAAGATGTATACAAAGG CATTCGCTTCGCACAGCCGCCAACAGGATCTTTACGATGGCAAGCACCTCGACCACCCGCCGTGAACCGTACCGAGACCTTCGACGCAACGACTTTTCCAGCAGAATGTCCGCAAAACCCCAATTCCTCGGGCCGTATACAAGCCGTGAATCAGACTGGCACGTCGGAAGATTGCCTTTTCCTGAACGTGTATACACCCAGTAATGCTACTGAGCCCTTACCTGTCCACTTCTGGATTCACGGTGGCGGCTACGGGACTGGTAACGGCCAGCAGGACTTGCAGACATTCATCAACACGAATGGAAACCGATTTGTGGGCGTCATCATACAATATAGA CTGGGTGCATTTGGCTTTCTATCCTCCGACGAAGTCTACCGGAAGGGCGTAGTGAACGCTGGAATTCTGGACCAGGTTCTGGCACTGCAATGGGTACAGTCGCATATCCACCTGTTCAATGGCGATTTTACGAGAGTCACAATAGCAGGCGAAAGCGCGGGCGCTGGATCAGTCATGTTGTTGGACATAGCATATGGCGGGACACTGGGCACGTCACTGTTCCAGAACAGCATCGCGGCAAGCCCGTTCTTGCCAATGCAATATGGGTACAAAGACTGGGTACCAACACAATCATACTACTCATTTGCTGCCCAGGCTGGATGCAACAGTATGCTACCATATGGCGCGAATGGCTCTCGACCAATCTTCGAGTGCTTACAAGAAGTCAGCTCCGAGGCGCTCATCAATGCTAGTGCTACGATTGCTCAGTCTGGCAACTTTGGCACCTGGGCCTTCCTTCCTGTCACGGACGGAACTTTGATACAGGATCTTCCAAGTCGCCAGCTCGGTCGTCGCGAGGTCAATGGAGAGAACATGTTTTCAGGCAACAACGCCAACGAGGGCGCCTACTTCGTACCACAGCATATCGACACAGAGGAAGATCTCCTAGCTTGGCTCCGCTTGACATTCCCTTTGTTCAGCACCAACGACATCGCCAAGattctatactattatcCTAGCAGTAACGCTTCAGTTGACAGCACCGCGCCGCTATTCGCAACCACCGGCGAAAGCAATCCTACTGCCGTCAATCAGAGCGTCTTGGCCACCGGACAGCAGCAGCGCGCGAACAACATCTATGCCGAAACCACGTTCATTTGCCCCAGCTACTGGCTCGCTGGGGCGTACTCCAGAAATGGCGGCTCTGCATACAAATATCAGTTCTCTGTGGTCCCAGGCTTGCACGGCGACGAGATCAACGCATGGGCCAATGCTCCAGACAACGAGACGTTGACGCAACCGCACAGTCGTGATCTGGCCACAGCCTTCTCCCAGATGTATGGCAACTTTGTCATCCACTCGAACCCTTCAGTCTCGAACGCCGTTGCGAATGGCTTGACCGATCCTTTTGATGCGGCAGCGAGCAATGCTGCTGCCGCGTGGCCGCCATACAGCATCGAAGCGCCGTTCCAGATCGATGTCAAAACAACTTGCGGTGAGAATAGGATCTCGATTGGGCAAGTCGGGTCTGCGGATCGCTTTTACTGTGCTGGGGCCGGTACGTATAATGACTTTAGGAAGGTGAATGCTTATACGTGGGAGGGCGGCAGGGGTGTCAGGTGTGACTCCTGGAAGTCTGTGGGCGAGATTGTGCCGGAATAG